In Tsukamurella tyrosinosolvens, the genomic window CTCGGCGAGGAGTCGCTCCACCTCGCCGGTGGTGCCGACGTGGCTGTCGGCGTGGGAGTGGAACTGTTGCTTGATCCCGTACTCCTCGGCCAGGGCCTTGCCGAGCCGGTCGTGGCCGGCGGCGAGGGCCTTCCACTGCGCGTCGTCCAGCGTGCGGGCCTCGAGCGCCTCGCCGGTGAGGTCGGAACGCCACAGGTCGGGGATCACGACGATGTGCTCGGCGCCCAGGGCGCCCACCAGGGTCGCGACGTCGCTCACCTGCTTCCAGGCGCGGTCCCACTGGTCGGCACCCTTGTGGAAGCCGGTGAAGATCGTGCCGCCCGACAGTTCGAGGTCGCGCTTGTCGAGCTCGTCCTTCAGCCGCTGCGGATCGGTCGGCAGGTAGCCGTACGGGCCCAGTTCGATGTAGTGGTACCCGGCCTCGGCGACTTCGTCGAGGAAGCGCTCCCACGGGGTCTGCCGCGGGTGGTCGGCGAACCACACGCCCCACGAGTCGGGGGCGGTGCCGATGCGCAGGCCTTCGGTGTGGGCGGCGGTGGAGGCGGTCGTGCCCAGGGTGTCGGTCATGACGGTGGTCCTTAGGTCGGATCGTGGAAGTGATGGGCGAAGGCTTCAGCCGAGGAGCGGCCGCTGCGCCTTCTGCTGGTCCAGGTACTCGGCGCGGGCGGTGGCGGTGCTGTCGATCGTCGACACTGCGGCGACGGGCACGTCCCACCACCCGTTGCCCTCGGGGGCGTAGAGCTGCGGGTCGTTGTGGATCTGGATGACGGTGGGCCCCGATGCCGCCTTGGCGGCGCGCACGGCATCGGTGAGCTGCGCGATCGCGTCCGGTCCGGGTGCGATGTCGATGACCCGCGCGCCGTAGCTGCGCGCGTTGGCGGCCAGGTCGACGGGCAGGAACTCGCCGCGCTCCAGGTCGGGCGCGGGGACGCCGCCGGACTCGTCGGCGGTCCGGTAGCGGGTGCCGAACCGTTGTGACCCGACGGTCTCGGAGAGGTGGCCGATCGAGGCGTAGCCCTGGTTCTCGACGATGACGACGATGAGCTTGATCCCCTCGGCGACGGCCGTCACCAGCTCGCTGTTGAGCATGAGGTACGAACCGTCGCCGACCATCACCACGACGTCGCGGTCGTCGCCGAGGGCCAGGAGCCCGCGCTTGGCGCCGAGGCCTCCGGCGATCTCGTATCCCATGCAGGAGAACGCGTACTCGACGTGGTAGCCGAGCGGGTCCCGCACGCGCCACAGCTTCTGCAGATCGCCCGGGAGGGAGCCGGCGGCCTGGATGATCACGTCGGCGGGGTCCATCGCCGCGTGCACCGCGCCGATCACCTCCGGCTGGCCCGGCAGGTCGGCACCGGTGGGAGCCAGGGCCGCGTCGACGACCGCGTCCCAGTCCGCCTTGGCCGCCGTGGCGGTGGCGACGGACTCCGGCGGAACGCGGTAGTCGGCGAGCTCCGTGCGCAGCGCCGCGAGGCCCTCGCGGGCGTCGGCGATGAGCGGCAACTGGGAACCGTGCTTGTAGGCGTCGAAGGACGCGACGTTGAGGTTCACGAAGCGCACGCCGGCGTCCTGGAAGGCGGTGCGGCTGGCGGTCGTGAAGTCGCTGTACCGGGTGCCGATGCCGATGATCACGTCGGCCTGCGCGGCGATCGCGTTGGCCGCAGCCGTACCGGTCGCCCCCACGCCGCCGAGGTTCAGCGGATGGTCCCAGGCCAGCACGCCGCCGCCCGCCTGCGTGGTTCCGACGGGGATCGACGTGGCCTCCGCGAACCGGCGCAGCTCGTCCTCCGCTCCCGCGTAGAGGACACCGCCACCGGCGACGATGAAGGGGCGCTTCGCCTCCCGGATCGCCGCAACGGCGCGGGCGAGCGGGCCGCGCTCGGGCAGGGGCCGCCGGAGGTGCCACTCGCGATCTGCGAGGAACTCCTCGGGGACGTCGACAGCCTCGGCCTGCACGTCCTCGGGCAGGGCGATGGTGACCGCGCCGGTCTCCACCGGATCGGTCAGCACCCGCATCGCGGCGAGGGCGATGGAGAACACCTGCTCGGGCCGCTGCACGCGGTCGAAGAACCTCGACAGCGGACGGAAGGCGTCGGAGACCTGCAGCCCGATGTCGTGCGGATGCTCGAGCTGCTGCAGCACCGGATCGGCGACGCGGGTGGCGAAGGTGTCGGAGACCAGGAGCAGCGCGGGCAGCCGATTCGCGGTCGCGAGCGCGGCGCCCGTCAGCATGTTGGCGGCGCCCGGACCGACGGACGCCGTGCACGCGTAGGTGCCGCGCCGGCGGTGCATCCGGGCGTAGCCGACGGCCTGGTGCACCATGGCCTGCTCGTTGCGCGCCTGGTGGTAGGGCATGAGGCCGGCATCGGTGGCCGCGTACTGCAGCAGCGCCTGGCCCACGCCCGCCACGTTGCCGTGGCCGAAGATGCCGAAGGTCGCCGGGACGGTGCGCTCGCGCACGGCGCTCACGGTGCCGTCGCCGTGCACGACCTCGTCCACGGTCCACTGGTGCGCCAGGAACTCGATGAGGGCCTGGCCCACGGTCATCCGCCGGGTGCTCATCGCTCGTCTCCTTCGGTCGGTGCGGCCGTGTACGGCAGCCGCGGATCGGGGCCCTGCGCGGGCCAGGTGTGCCGCAGCCATGCCTGCCGCGGATCGTCGCTGATCAGCCAGACCCGTTCGGGGTCGGGGCCGGCCATGACGTTGAGGTAGTAGAGGTCGTACTCGGGGGCGGCCATCGCGGGGCCGTGGTAGCCGTAGGGCACGAGGGCGATGTCGCCGGTGCGGACGAGGGCGTTCGTGTCGATCTCCCCCGCCGCCGACGAGTAGGTGACGAAACTCCCGAAGGCGTCGGCGTCCTCGGGCACGCTCCCGGCGGCCAGGCCCCGGGCGGGCGCCGCCTCGAAGTAGTAGATCTCCTCGAGCCGGGACTCGTGGCCCGCTATGTGCTCGTCGTGCTTGTGCGCGGGATGACTGCTCCAGTTCCCGCCCGGGGTGATCACCTCGCACACGATGAGGGCGGCCGCGTCGAGCGCGCCGGGCGTGCCGAAGTTGTGCACCTGCCGGGTGTCCCGGCCGGCGCCGCGCACCTCGACGGGCACGTCGCCCGCGGCGATGTGCCGCGTGGGCCGGCGCTGCGCTGTCGGGGCCTCCGCGATCGCCACCCGGGCCGGGCCGCGGACCGTGAATCCCCCGCCCGCTCCGACGTACAGGACGTCGGTGGGGCCGTCGAAGACGGACGCGCGGCCCGCGAGGGC contains:
- a CDS encoding sugar phosphate isomerase/epimerase family protein; its protein translation is MTDTLGTTASTAAHTEGLRIGTAPDSWGVWFADHPRQTPWERFLDEVAEAGYHYIELGPYGYLPTDPQRLKDELDKRDLELSGGTIFTGFHKGADQWDRAWKQVSDVATLVGALGAEHIVVIPDLWRSDLTGEALEARTLDDAQWKALAAGHDRLGKALAEEYGIKQQFHSHADSHVGTTGEVERLLAETDPRYLNLCLDTGHFAYYGGDNVALMQRHPERIGYLHLKQIDPALIWEVLKNDTPFADAASAIMVEPPNGIPDFAPVIEAALRINPDLFAIVEQDMPGCDIDLPAGIATRTRQHIFGCHPLTRTR
- the iolD gene encoding 3D-(3,5/4)-trihydroxycyclohexane-1,2-dione acylhydrolase (decyclizing) translates to MSTRRMTVGQALIEFLAHQWTVDEVVHGDGTVSAVRERTVPATFGIFGHGNVAGVGQALLQYAATDAGLMPYHQARNEQAMVHQAVGYARMHRRRGTYACTASVGPGAANMLTGAALATANRLPALLLVSDTFATRVADPVLQQLEHPHDIGLQVSDAFRPLSRFFDRVQRPEQVFSIALAAMRVLTDPVETGAVTIALPEDVQAEAVDVPEEFLADREWHLRRPLPERGPLARAVAAIREAKRPFIVAGGGVLYAGAEDELRRFAEATSIPVGTTQAGGGVLAWDHPLNLGGVGATGTAAANAIAAQADVIIGIGTRYSDFTTASRTAFQDAGVRFVNLNVASFDAYKHGSQLPLIADAREGLAALRTELADYRVPPESVATATAAKADWDAVVDAALAPTGADLPGQPEVIGAVHAAMDPADVIIQAAGSLPGDLQKLWRVRDPLGYHVEYAFSCMGYEIAGGLGAKRGLLALGDDRDVVVMVGDGSYLMLNSELVTAVAEGIKLIVVIVENQGYASIGHLSETVGSQRFGTRYRTADESGGVPAPDLERGEFLPVDLAANARSYGARVIDIAPGPDAIAQLTDAVRAAKAASGPTVIQIHNDPQLYAPEGNGWWDVPVAAVSTIDSTATARAEYLDQQKAQRPLLG
- the iolB gene encoding 5-deoxy-glucuronate isomerase, which translates into the protein MATPNEWFHARGALARDGWESVVDGSLPGWAHTGIRVADLGDAPMVLPGGDIERIVVPLSGGVSVELDAAAAAGFDGGPLVALAGRASVFDGPTDVLYVGAGGGFTVRGPARVAIAEAPTAQRRPTRHIAAGDVPVEVRGAGRDTRQVHNFGTPGALDAAALIVCEVITPGGNWSSHPAHKHDEHIAGHESRLEEIYYFEAAPARGLAAGSVPEDADAFGSFVTYSSAAGEIDTNALVRTGDIALVPYGYHGPAMAAPEYDLYYLNVMAGPDPERVWLISDDPRQAWLRHTWPAQGPDPRLPYTAAPTEGDER